The sequence GATCGTCTACCTGCCCGAAGGCGAGCACGAGATCACTCCCTTCGTCGACGGGAAGCCGAAGAAGGTGACCGTGCGCGTGCCGGCGTCGAAGGGCGCGGAGATCGCCGCCTCGCTGCAGTCGGCGCTTTCCGTGCGCGAAAGGTCGAACGTGCGGCCTTGGTTCGACTTCGAGCACAAGGCCGGGGTGGCGAGTGCCCTGCCGAAGTCCTTCCGGTATGAGCCGGGCAGGGGAGTGGTGGCGGCCGTCGAGTGGACGGGCGCGGGCAAGGCGGCCATCGAGGGCAAGGACTTCTCCTACTTCTCGCCGACTTTCCTGATGAGCAAGGACGGCATCCCCGACGGATTGCCGCTGCGGGGACCACTGGGGGCTCTCGTGAACGAGCCCGCCTTCCGGGAGATTCCGCGTATTGCCGCATCGGATGCGGTTGATCCAACCGAAGAAACCAACGCCATGTCACAGCTCCTCATCCTCGCGTCGTGCGGCCTGCTAACCCAGGCGGAAGCCGCGCTCCCCAATGCCGCGGAACTCGCCAGCCAGCGGGT comes from Luteolibacter flavescens and encodes:
- a CDS encoding phage protease, with protein sequence MSILIIAALANSLDTVAPEEIVYLPEGEHEITPFVDGKPKKVTVRVPASKGAEIAASLQSALSVRERSNVRPWFDFEHKAGVASALPKSFRYEPGRGVVAAVEWTGAGKAAIEGKDFSYFSPTFLMSKDGIPDGLPLRGPLGALVNEPAFREIPRIAASDAVDPTEETNAMSQLLILASCGLLTQAEAALPNAAELASQRVAAMNGQSDKLKEIEAKISGLEKERDDAKAEVERMKTEASDARKLRAKALVEAAQADGRIAAKDEATAGKYRSRIEAGDTFAEEVLAGLQKLHTDLNKPIIQAGATVRTPGTVDAKAQALIAAGEAKDIDEARGLVFASDASAYSEYLASLK